Proteins found in one Pyrus communis chromosome 15, drPyrComm1.1, whole genome shotgun sequence genomic segment:
- the LOC137717269 gene encoding GEM-like protein 1, with amino-acid sequence MTDHKVAAAPPAPDHPPPPSHSEHYAPYPKVDLNDVAPPPHSETWTSVSIASETPPPPKSEGPPVQPPVPPPVVQAEARGPIPGDAATSMPAESNPYVATPAPPPPSSVKKSMDSVKDALGKWGKKAAEATKKAEDLAGNMWQHLKTGPSFADAAVTRIAQSTKVLAEGGYEKIFRHNFETVPEEQLLKTFACYLSTSAGPVMGILYLSSAKLAFCSDDPLSYTVGDRTEWSYYKVIIPLHQLKAVNPSTSKVKAAEKYIQVVSVDNHEFWFMSFVHYDSAVKHLQEALQPHPHTHSVSV; translated from the exons ATGACCGACCACAAGGTGGCAGCAGCACCGCCTGCACCTGATCACCCGCCACCGCCATCTCACTCCGAACACTACGCTCCATACCCTAAGGTCGATCTCAACGACGTCGCTCCGCCTCCCCACTCCGAAACTTGGACCTCCGTCTCCATCGCCTCTGAAACGCCTCCGCCCCCGAAGTCGGAGGGCCCGCCGGTGCAGCCGCCTGTTCCGCCACCGGTGGTTCAAGCCGAGGCTCGCGGTCCGATCCCCGGCGACGCCGCCACCTCCATGCCGGCGGAGTCCAATCCCTACGTCGCCACTCCTGCGCCGCCTCCCCCCTCCTCCGTCAAGA AATCGATGGATTCAGTGAAAGATGCTCTCGGAAAATGGGGAAAGAAGGCTGCGGAGGCCACCAAGAAGGCCGAGGATCTTGCTGGCAACATGTGGCAACACT TGAAAACGGGACCCAGTTTTGCTGATGCCGCTGTGACAAGAATTGCTCAGAGCACAAAAGTACTTGCAGAAGGTGGTTATGAGAAGATCTTTCGACACAATTTTGAGACTGTCCCAGAGGAGCAACTTCTAAAGACATTTGCTTGCTACCTATCCACATCAGCTGGCCCGGTAATGGGAATTTTATATTTGTCATCAGCTAAGCTTGCATTTTGCAGTGACGATCCCCTTTCATACACAGTTGGTGACCGGACTGAGTGGAGCTATTATAAG GTGATTATTCCATTACATCAGCTGAAGGCAGTCAATCCATCAACGAGCAAAGTGAAAGCAGCTGAAAAGTACATCCAGGTTGTCTCTGTTGACAACCATGAGTTTTGGTTCATGAGCTTTGTGCACTACGATAGTGCTGTGAAACATCTTCAAGAAGCGCTGCAGCCGCATCCTCATACCCACAGCGTATCAGTGTAA
- the LOC137718379 gene encoding zinc-finger homeodomain protein 2-like, producing the protein MEFDEHEEQDEEMEMQAAPPGYASVAESSRPKMGPAGEESVSSSRKRGTAAAPNSTTTTTLATMVRYRECLKNHAVSIGGHALDGCGEFLSAGDEGTIDALKCAACNCHRNFHRKESEGELIHHHQGAGGSHQLHHHHHQHQFSSGYCRPPPPPSGYLITSPHARPTLALPAASIGGGGGSHSREEGEDVSNPSSSGGGGGGGFGMSKKRHRTKFTQEQKEKMLEFAEKVGWRIQKHDEAAIEEFCGETGVKRHVLKVWMHNNKHTLGKKLVP; encoded by the coding sequence atggaatTTGATGAGCACGAAGAGCAAGACGAGGAGATGGAGATGCAGGCGGCGCCACCGGGTTACGCCTCTGTTGCAGAGAGTTCCAGGCCCAAAATGGGGCCCGCCGGCGAGGAGTCCGTCTCCAGTTCTCGAAAAAGGGGGACTGCCGCAGCACCCaattccaccaccaccactaccctAGCCACCATGGTCAGGTACAGGGAATGCCTCAAGAACCACGCCGTCAGCATCGGCGGTCACGCCCTCGACGGCTGTGGCGAGTTTCTCTCTGCGGGGGATGAGGGCACCATCGACGCCCTAAAATGTGCCGCCTGCAACTGCCACCGCAACTTCCACCGCAAGGAGTCCGAGGGCGAGTTAATTCATCACCACCAGGGTGCCGGTGGGTCCCACCAgcttcaccaccaccaccatcagcATCAATTCTCCTCAGGCTACTGTCGCCCACCGCCACCGCCTTCTGGCTACCTGATCACCTCGCCGCACGCAAGGCCTACACTAGCCTTGCCTGCGGCATCCATCGGCGGCGGCGGAGGGTCTCATAGTAGGGAAGAGGGAGAGGACGTGTCGAATCCAAGTTCGAGTGGCGGTGGAGGCGGAGGAGGATTTGGGATGAGTAAGAAGAGACACCGGACAAAGTTCACGCAGGAGCAGAAGGAGAAGATGTTGGAGTTTGCGGAGAAAGTTGGGTGGAGGATTCAGAAACACGACGAGGCGGCGATTGAGGAGTTTTGCGGAGAGACTGGAGTGAAGCGCCATGTGCTCAAGGTTTGGATGCACAACAACAAGCACACTCTTGGTAAGAAATTAGTGCCCTAA